A region from the Aegilops tauschii subsp. strangulata cultivar AL8/78 chromosome 5, Aet v6.0, whole genome shotgun sequence genome encodes:
- the LOC123494135 gene encoding tubby-like F-box protein 14 isoform X2 produces the protein MCQEIVKNPEFCGKITFPVSLKQPGPRDGTIQCFIKRDKSTQTYYLHLCLTSAVVAENGKFLLLAKRHSRPTCTEYTIFMNTDNTSRSSNMYIGKLRSNLLGTKFVIYDTQHPCNIPNVSQSGKTSCRFYSRKVSPKASSSTYSIAQVSYELNVLGTRGPRRMNCVMNSIPASSLEAGGTVLCQPDSAVAHSLDESFGSISFLKSSIRDRSIRFSSTRFSGISIGGSRNGGQALGDNDECKEWPLTLRNKAPRWHDQLQCWCLNFKGRVTVASVKNFQLVAATESTAEAPTPSQPAPPPPSEHDKVILQFGKVAKDMFTMDYRYPLSAFQAFAICLSSFDTKLACE, from the exons ATGTGTCAAGAGATTGTTAAGAACCCAGAGTTTTGTGGAAAAATTACTTTCCCTGTCTCCTTGAAGCAG CCTGGGCCCCGTGATGGAACCATCCAGTGCTTCATTAAAAGGGATAAGTCTACACAAACTTACTACCTGCATCTGTGTCTTACCTCCG CTGTGGTCGCTGAAAATGGCAAGTTTCTTCTATTGGCGAAAAGACACTCCCGTCCAACCTGTACAGAGTATACAATATTTATGAATACTGACAATACATCTAGGTCAAGCAACATGTACATTGGAAAATTGAG GTCAAATCTCCTTGGCACAAAGTTTGTAATATATGATACCCAACATCCATGCAACATACCCAATGTTTCACAATCAGGGAAAACAAGCTGTAGGTTCTACTCAAGGAAGGTATCACCGAAGGCCTCATCCAGTACTTACAGTATAGCACAGGTTTCGTATGAGCTGAATGTCTTGGGGACTCGGGGCCCTAGGCGGATGAACTGTGTCATGAACTCCATACCTGCCTCATCCCTTGAGGCTGGTGGCACTGTTCTATGCCAGCCGGACAGTGCCGTTGCTCATTCCCTTGATGAGTCATTTGGCAGCATCTCCTTCTTGAAGTCATCCATTAGGGATCGCTCCATCCGATTCAGCAGCACCCGATTCTCGGGCATCTCAATAGGTGGCTCCAGGAATGGAGGCCAGGCATTGGGTGATAATGATGAGTGCAAGGAGTGGCCACTGACTCTCCGCAACAAGGCACCAAGATGGCACGACCAGTTGCAATGCTGGTGCCTCAACTTCAAGGGCAGGGTGACCGTTGCATCTGTGAAGAACTTCCAACTTGTTGCCGCGACAGAGTCTACTGCTGAAGCACCGACCCCATCACAGCCTGCCCCGCCACCTCCATCTGAGCATGACAAGGTGATACTGCAATTTGGTAAGGTTGCCAAGGACATGTTCACAATGGACTACCGATACCCACTGTCAGCCTTCCAGGCCTTTGCAATCTGCCTGAGCAGCTTCGACACCAAGCTGGCTTGCGAATGA
- the LOC123494135 gene encoding tubby-like F-box protein 14 isoform X1 yields MVNKYLPVLYFLEIVNIPTFTRARDLPCPLHSPRHHHLFFPSPPPTLHSFPPSIPLLRSKWCLRNPLPAASSSRGPPTCIGCAVCFGFKALCVQFMLTVLWELGCYLYNYSSSFLVFQHNCLLCLFLEGKSHSAVHELHDPAPVIQSSCWANLPPELLHDVIERLEASEATWPSRKHVVACAAVCRTWREMCQEIVKNPEFCGKITFPVSLKQPGPRDGTIQCFIKRDKSTQTYYLHLCLTSAVVAENGKFLLLAKRHSRPTCTEYTIFMNTDNTSRSSNMYIGKLRSNLLGTKFVIYDTQHPCNIPNVSQSGKTSCRFYSRKVSPKASSSTYSIAQVSYELNVLGTRGPRRMNCVMNSIPASSLEAGGTVLCQPDSAVAHSLDESFGSISFLKSSIRDRSIRFSSTRFSGISIGGSRNGGQALGDNDECKEWPLTLRNKAPRWHDQLQCWCLNFKGRVTVASVKNFQLVAATESTAEAPTPSQPAPPPPSEHDKVILQFGKVAKDMFTMDYRYPLSAFQAFAICLSSFDTKLACE; encoded by the exons ATGGTGAATAAATATTTGCCAGTTTTATATTTTCTTGAAATTGTGAATATACCTACTTTTACGCGGGCACGTGACCTCCCGTGCCCCCTACACTCGCCGAGGCACCACCACTTGTtctttccttctcctccgcctACCCTCCATTCCTTCCCTCCTTCCATTCCCCTCCTCCGATCCAAATGGTGCCTCCGCAATCCGCTCCCGGCGGCCTCCTCTAGCCGCGGCCCTCCCACCTGCATCGGCTGCGCGGTTTGCTTCGGTTTCAAG GCTCTTTGTGTTCAGTTTATGTTGACAGTACTTTGGGAGTTGGGATGCTATCTGTACAACTATAGTAGTAGTTTTTTGGTGTTTCAGCACAATTGTTTACTGTGCTTGTTTTTGGA AGGGAAATCTCATAGCGCCGTCCACGAGTTGCATGATCCAGCACCTGTGATACAGAGCAGTTGCTGGGCTAATTTGCCTCCAGAATTGCTTCACGATGTGATTGAGAGGTTGGAGGCCAGTGAGGCTACATGGCCTTCCAGGAAACATGTAGTCGCTTGTGCGGCTGTCTGTCGAACCTGGAGAGAGATGTGTCAAGAGATTGTTAAGAACCCAGAGTTTTGTGGAAAAATTACTTTCCCTGTCTCCTTGAAGCAG CCTGGGCCCCGTGATGGAACCATCCAGTGCTTCATTAAAAGGGATAAGTCTACACAAACTTACTACCTGCATCTGTGTCTTACCTCCG CTGTGGTCGCTGAAAATGGCAAGTTTCTTCTATTGGCGAAAAGACACTCCCGTCCAACCTGTACAGAGTATACAATATTTATGAATACTGACAATACATCTAGGTCAAGCAACATGTACATTGGAAAATTGAG GTCAAATCTCCTTGGCACAAAGTTTGTAATATATGATACCCAACATCCATGCAACATACCCAATGTTTCACAATCAGGGAAAACAAGCTGTAGGTTCTACTCAAGGAAGGTATCACCGAAGGCCTCATCCAGTACTTACAGTATAGCACAGGTTTCGTATGAGCTGAATGTCTTGGGGACTCGGGGCCCTAGGCGGATGAACTGTGTCATGAACTCCATACCTGCCTCATCCCTTGAGGCTGGTGGCACTGTTCTATGCCAGCCGGACAGTGCCGTTGCTCATTCCCTTGATGAGTCATTTGGCAGCATCTCCTTCTTGAAGTCATCCATTAGGGATCGCTCCATCCGATTCAGCAGCACCCGATTCTCGGGCATCTCAATAGGTGGCTCCAGGAATGGAGGCCAGGCATTGGGTGATAATGATGAGTGCAAGGAGTGGCCACTGACTCTCCGCAACAAGGCACCAAGATGGCACGACCAGTTGCAATGCTGGTGCCTCAACTTCAAGGGCAGGGTGACCGTTGCATCTGTGAAGAACTTCCAACTTGTTGCCGCGACAGAGTCTACTGCTGAAGCACCGACCCCATCACAGCCTGCCCCGCCACCTCCATCTGAGCATGACAAGGTGATACTGCAATTTGGTAAGGTTGCCAAGGACATGTTCACAATGGACTACCGATACCCACTGTCAGCCTTCCAGGCCTTTGCAATCTGCCTGAGCAGCTTCGACACCAAGCTGGCTTGCGAATGA